CAGAAAGCGAAGAAGGTCTGACCCATGGCGCAGAAGATCATCAAGGTCCGCGATATCGAGATCGCCAACGACAAGCCGTTCGTGCTGTTCGGTGGCATCAACGTACTCGAATCGCGTGACCTGGCCATGCAGGCCTGCGAGGAATACGTACGGGTGACCGAGAAGCTCGGCATCCCATACGTGTTCAAGGCCAGCTTCGACAAGGCCAACCGCTCCTCCATCACCTCCTTCCGTGGTCCGGGCCTGGAAGAGGGCATGAAGATCTTCGAGGAAGTGAAGAAGACCTTCGGCGTGCCGGTGATCACCGACGTCCACGAGCCGCATCAGGCTGCTGCCGTAGCCGAGGTTTGCGACATCATCCAGCTGCCAGCCTTCCTTTCGCGGCAGACCGATCTGGTGGTGGCCATGGCCAAGACCGGTGCGGTGATCAATATCAAGAAGGCGCAGTTCCTCGCCCCGCAGGAGATGAAACACATCCTGCGCAAGTGCGAGGAGGCCGGTAATGACCAACTGATTCTCTGCGAGCGCGGCTCCTCCTTCGGTTACAACAACCTGGTGGTGGACATGCTCGGCTTCGGCATCATGAAGCAGTTCGAATACCCGGTGTTCTTCGACGTGACCCATGCCCTGCAGATGCCGGGTGGCCGTTCCGACTCCGCTGGTGGTCGTCGTGCCCAGGTCACCGATCTGGCCAAGGCCGGCATGAGCCAGGGTCTGGCGGGTCTGTTCCTGGAGGCGCATCCGGATCCGGAGAACGCCAAGTGCGACGGCCCATGCGCCTTGCGCCTGAACAAGCTGGAGCCGTTCCTCGCTCAGCTCAAGCAGCTTGACGATCTGGTGAAGAGTTTTCCGCCAATCGAGACTGCCTGAACCGAGCGCAATCCGGTAAAGTGCCGCCCCAGCAAAATCCCCCTGACCCGTGAGTCAGAGTGAGCCGTCGATCTGCCCTCGGGCGGCGGCGGCCCAGTGCAGCCTGCTGCTGCCGTCTTATCGTCAACCTTTGGAGCGTTATCAAGAATGGCAAAGATCGTCGACATCAAGGGTCGTGAGGTTCTCGACTCCCGTGGCAACCCCACTGTGGAAGCCGATGTAATTCTGGAAGGTGGGATTGTCGGCAGCGCTTGCGCTCCGTCTGGCGCCTCCACCGGCTCGCGCGAAGCGCTGGAGCTGCGTGACGGCGACAAGAGCCGTTACCTGGGAAAGGGCGTGCTGAAAGCCGTCGCCAACATCAACGGCCCGATCCGCGACCTGCTGCTGGGCAAGGACGCGGCTGATCAGAAGGCTCTGGACCGCGCGATGATCGAACTCGACGGTACCGAGAACAAGGCCAAGCTGGGCGCCAACGCCATCCTCGCCGTCTCCCTGGCTGCTGCCAAGGCTGCTGCACAGGCCAAGGGTGTGCCGCTGTACGCGCACATCGCCGACCTCAACGGCACGCCGGGTGTGTACTCCATGCCGGTGCCGATGATGAATATCATCAATGGCGGCGAGCATGCCGACAACAACGTCGACATTCAGGAATTCATGGTCCAGCCGGTTGGTGCCAAGACCTTCGCCGATGCCCTGCGCATGGGCGCCGAGATCTTCCATCACCTGAAAGCCGTGCTCAAGGCTCGTGGCCTGAATACTGCCGTCGGTGACGAAGGCGGCTTCGCGCCGAACCTGGCATCCAACGAAGATGCCCTGGCTGCCATCGCCGAAGCAGTGGCCAACGCCGGCTACAAACTGGGCGACGACGTCACCCTGGCTCTGGACTGCGCCTCCTCCGAATTCTACAAGGACGGTCAGTACGACCTGGCTGGCGAAGGCAAGGTGTTCAGCGCTGAAGGTTTCGCCGACTACCTGGCCGGCCTGACCCAGCGTTACCCGATCATCTCCATCGAAGACGGCATGGACGAGTCCGACTGGGCCGGCTGGAAAGTGCTGACCGACAAGATCGGCGAGAAGGTGCAGCTGGTCGGCGACGACCT
The sequence above is drawn from the Pseudomonas sp. Z8(2022) genome and encodes:
- the kdsA gene encoding 3-deoxy-8-phosphooctulonate synthase, which codes for MAQKIIKVRDIEIANDKPFVLFGGINVLESRDLAMQACEEYVRVTEKLGIPYVFKASFDKANRSSITSFRGPGLEEGMKIFEEVKKTFGVPVITDVHEPHQAAAVAEVCDIIQLPAFLSRQTDLVVAMAKTGAVINIKKAQFLAPQEMKHILRKCEEAGNDQLILCERGSSFGYNNLVVDMLGFGIMKQFEYPVFFDVTHALQMPGGRSDSAGGRRAQVTDLAKAGMSQGLAGLFLEAHPDPENAKCDGPCALRLNKLEPFLAQLKQLDDLVKSFPPIETA
- the eno gene encoding phosphopyruvate hydratase, whose translation is MAKIVDIKGREVLDSRGNPTVEADVILEGGIVGSACAPSGASTGSREALELRDGDKSRYLGKGVLKAVANINGPIRDLLLGKDAADQKALDRAMIELDGTENKAKLGANAILAVSLAAAKAAAQAKGVPLYAHIADLNGTPGVYSMPVPMMNIINGGEHADNNVDIQEFMVQPVGAKTFADALRMGAEIFHHLKAVLKARGLNTAVGDEGGFAPNLASNEDALAAIAEAVANAGYKLGDDVTLALDCASSEFYKDGQYDLAGEGKVFSAEGFADYLAGLTQRYPIISIEDGMDESDWAGWKVLTDKIGEKVQLVGDDLFVTNTKILKRGIDEKIGNSILIKFNQIGSLTETLEAIQMAKAAGFTAVISHRSGETEDSTIADLAVGTAAGQIKTGSLCRSDRVSKYNQLLRIEEQLGGKAPYKGRAEFRG